Proteins from one Hoplias malabaricus isolate fHopMal1 chromosome 2, fHopMal1.hap1, whole genome shotgun sequence genomic window:
- the LOC136678695 gene encoding GDP-L-fucose synthase-like yields the protein MVDVYNRACFQQYGRKYTAIIPTNIFGPYDNFNLDDAHVLPALVHKTFTAKRDGTALEVWGSGRGLRQFIYSLDLARLYLWVLREYDEVDPIILSEEQN from the exons ATGGTGGACGTCTACAACAG GGCTTGTTTTCAACAGTACGGACGCAAATACACAGCCATCATCCCCACCAACATCTTCGGCCCCTACGACAACTTCAACTTGGACGACGCTCACGTTCTTCCAGCCCTCGTCCACAAGACCTTCACGGCCAAGA gagaTGGCACGGCTCTGGAGGTCTGGGGTTCTGGTCGAGGACTCCGTCAGTTCATCTACTCTCTGGACCTGGCTCGTCTCTATCTGTGGGTTCTGAGGGAATACGACGAGGTGGATCCCATTATACTCTCAG AAGAACAGAATTAA